Proteins from a single region of Rhodovibrio salinarum DSM 9154:
- a CDS encoding TIGR02302 family protein, with translation MATNRPDSNARRRRGSARTSQNSDHDRVSDLLPGLGWRLSVARLAVAWERIWPQVWPATALLALFLAAGLTGALPALGFWLHSLALLAFAVGFVWLLLRGLRRIRLPNTDEARRRLERDSGFTHRPLAGLDDQLATGGEDPATAALWQAHLHRLRATIRRLRVKPPHGSLAKVDPVGLRAVPVLLLVVGLVVAGANAPERLARATLPAYPTADVPAPQVDVWIDPPAYTGQAPRYLAPAGEDKAARVNLPDGSRLLAQVSGGTGEPVLELGDRTVPLERAAAGAWKTEIELSTAAGPALAIRQDEETLASWQLSMTPDAAPRVRFKEPPQGSDRNALKVAYRATDDYGVERVRLRLTRPADDPADSSGDAETSADTADDPGSEQTPEAIAIDLPLAGGEPGTVENTSYHDLTAHPWAGTQVQATLLAEDARGQQASSEAVQVTLPQRTFTHPVARRLVELRRQLTLNPDKRYPVIRELNGIGQRPRLFNGDVVVSLAIRTAERRLIYDDTDRAVAEVQEVLWETALRLEEGDLSIAERDLRRAQQALEEALNDPEATQEELNRLMDELQQAMDRFLQAMTEKMQRQLEQGVQPQQIPENAQILNSQDLRNMVERMREMTETGARDAAKQMLSQLQNMLENLRNAQPMTGQQSQQAQQAQEMMENMRALAERQRELLDQSFRMQQQQGQPGQQQGQGQQGMRMPGDPGQQGMQGPQGQQGHQGQMNQGQLGQGRQDGPGAAARQEALRRSLGRMMRDLANQLGEIPGPLGRAEQEMRDAARALQQGQPGQATGPQQNALDQLQQGMQAMQQAMQQQQGNQPGQGTAPAMGQRGLAPGQQQDPLGRNREDGGRASSNEDVQIPEETQLQRSREILDELRQRSGDRSRPEFERNYIDRLLNRF, from the coding sequence ATGGCGACGAACCGGCCCGACAGCAACGCACGCCGCCGCCGTGGCAGCGCGCGCACCTCGCAAAACAGCGATCACGATCGCGTGAGCGATCTGCTGCCCGGCCTGGGCTGGCGGCTCTCTGTTGCACGCCTGGCGGTCGCCTGGGAACGGATCTGGCCGCAGGTCTGGCCAGCCACCGCACTGCTCGCCCTGTTCCTGGCCGCCGGGCTGACCGGTGCGCTGCCCGCGCTCGGCTTCTGGCTGCATTCCCTCGCGCTGCTCGCCTTTGCCGTCGGGTTTGTCTGGCTGCTGCTGCGCGGCCTCCGGCGCATCCGGTTACCGAACACGGACGAGGCCCGCCGCCGGCTGGAGCGCGACAGCGGCTTCACGCATCGCCCGCTCGCCGGGCTGGACGACCAGCTCGCCACCGGTGGGGAAGATCCGGCCACCGCTGCCCTATGGCAGGCACACCTACACCGCCTGCGCGCGACCATCCGCCGGCTGCGGGTGAAGCCGCCACACGGCTCGCTCGCCAAGGTCGATCCCGTCGGGCTGCGCGCCGTGCCGGTGCTGCTGCTCGTGGTCGGGCTGGTCGTCGCCGGCGCGAACGCGCCGGAGCGCTTGGCGCGCGCGACCCTGCCCGCCTATCCGACCGCCGACGTGCCGGCTCCGCAGGTCGACGTCTGGATCGACCCGCCCGCCTACACCGGGCAAGCGCCGCGTTATCTCGCACCTGCGGGCGAGGACAAGGCCGCGCGCGTCAACCTGCCCGACGGCAGCCGTCTGCTGGCGCAGGTCTCCGGCGGCACCGGGGAGCCCGTGCTCGAACTGGGCGACCGCACGGTCCCACTCGAACGCGCGGCCGCGGGCGCCTGGAAGACGGAGATCGAGCTGTCGACCGCCGCCGGACCGGCGCTGGCGATCCGCCAGGACGAGGAAACGCTGGCCAGCTGGCAGCTGTCGATGACCCCCGACGCCGCCCCCCGCGTTCGCTTCAAGGAACCGCCGCAGGGCAGCGACCGCAACGCGCTGAAGGTGGCCTACCGCGCTACGGACGATTACGGCGTCGAGCGTGTGCGCCTGCGCCTGACCCGTCCGGCAGACGATCCGGCGGACAGCAGCGGGGACGCGGAGACTTCGGCGGACACCGCCGATGACCCCGGAAGCGAACAGACCCCGGAAGCGATCGCCATCGACCTGCCGCTCGCCGGTGGCGAACCGGGCACGGTGGAGAACACCAGCTACCACGATCTGACCGCGCACCCCTGGGCCGGAACCCAGGTCCAAGCGACCTTGCTCGCCGAAGATGCGCGCGGGCAGCAGGCAAGCAGTGAAGCCGTCCAGGTCACGCTGCCGCAGCGGACCTTCACCCATCCCGTGGCCAGACGCCTGGTCGAGCTGCGCCGGCAGCTGACCCTTAACCCCGACAAGCGCTATCCGGTGATCCGGGAATTGAATGGGATCGGCCAACGGCCCCGGCTGTTCAATGGCGACGTCGTGGTTTCGCTTGCGATCCGCACGGCGGAGCGGCGGCTGATCTACGACGATACGGATCGGGCCGTTGCCGAGGTGCAGGAGGTTCTCTGGGAGACGGCCCTGCGCCTGGAGGAAGGCGACCTGTCGATCGCCGAACGCGACCTGCGCCGGGCGCAGCAGGCGCTGGAAGAGGCGCTGAACGACCCCGAGGCGACGCAGGAAGAGCTGAATCGCCTGATGGATGAGCTGCAACAGGCGATGGACCGCTTCCTGCAAGCCATGACCGAGAAGATGCAGCGCCAGTTGGAACAGGGCGTACAGCCGCAGCAGATCCCGGAAAACGCGCAGATTCTGAACTCCCAGGATCTGCGCAACATGGTCGAGCGGATGCGCGAGATGACCGAAACCGGGGCCCGCGATGCGGCCAAGCAGATGCTCTCGCAATTGCAGAACATGCTGGAGAATCTGCGCAACGCCCAGCCGATGACCGGACAGCAGAGCCAACAGGCCCAGCAAGCGCAGGAGATGATGGAGAACATGCGCGCGCTTGCCGAGCGGCAGCGCGAACTGCTCGACCAGTCGTTCCGCATGCAGCAGCAACAGGGCCAACCCGGCCAGCAACAAGGCCAGGGCCAACAAGGCATGCGCATGCCGGGCGACCCCGGCCAACAAGGGATGCAGGGTCCACAGGGACAGCAGGGCCACCAGGGCCAAATGAATCAGGGGCAGCTGGGACAGGGCCGGCAGGACGGTCCCGGCGCCGCGGCCCGCCAGGAAGCGCTACGCCGCAGTTTGGGCCGGATGATGCGCGACCTGGCCAACCAGCTTGGCGAGATTCCAGGCCCGCTCGGCCGCGCGGAACAGGAGATGCGCGACGCAGCCCGCGCCCTGCAACAGGGGCAACCCGGTCAGGCGACCGGCCCGCAGCAGAACGCCCTGGACCAGCTGCAGCAGGGCATGCAGGCGATGCAGCAAGCCATGCAGCAGCAACAGGGCAACCAGCCTGGCCAGGGCACCGCACCGGCGATGGGCCAGCGCGGCCTCGCCCCGGGCCAGCAGCAGGACCCACTGGGCCGCAACCGCGAGGACGGCGGCCGCGCATCGAGTAACGAGGACGTCCAGATTCCCGAGGAGACGCAGTTGCAGCGCTCCCGCGAGATCCTGGACGAACTTCGCCAACGCTCCGGCGACCGCAGTCGCCCGGAGTTCGAGCGCAACTACATCGATCGTCTGCTGAACCGGTTCTGA
- the lysA gene encoding diaminopimelate decarboxylase: MTPFTYNDQGLCAESVPLAEIAEQVGTPVYVYSQSAIEAAYDRFANALTAELGAERTLVCYAMKANSNVGVLAALAARGAGADIVSEGELLRALAAGIPASRIVYPGVGKTRQEIATALQAGIHQFNAESLPELEQIDAVAREMGVRAPVALRINPNVDARTHHKITTGRAEDKFGIDADALPEVTERLRQLDAIQLTGLAVHIGSQVTEEEPFRQAYTRMAELYRWLQDEGWPVSRIDLGGGLGIVYRNEPAPDVEGYARLVRETVAETTDAQLTFEPGRHLVGNAGVLVTRTLYLKQGRVRPILVVDAAMNDLIRPALYEAWHDLKPVAREGREDELVQMDVVGPVCESADTFARARPLPPLKAGDLVAFFSAGAYGAVMASGYNSRLPVPEVMVQGDQFAIVRRRPTFQEVLSTEQVPGWLGRPADVEAADATEDTRKTG, from the coding sequence ATGACCCCCTTCACCTACAACGACCAGGGGCTGTGCGCCGAGAGCGTCCCGCTGGCCGAGATCGCCGAGCAGGTCGGCACGCCGGTCTACGTTTACTCCCAAAGCGCAATCGAGGCGGCCTACGACCGCTTCGCGAATGCGCTGACGGCCGAACTGGGGGCTGAGCGCACGCTGGTGTGCTACGCCATGAAGGCGAATTCCAACGTCGGCGTGCTGGCCGCGCTCGCCGCGCGGGGCGCGGGGGCGGACATCGTCAGCGAGGGCGAGTTGCTGCGCGCGCTGGCCGCCGGCATTCCCGCCAGCCGGATCGTCTACCCCGGTGTGGGCAAGACACGCCAGGAGATCGCCACAGCACTGCAAGCCGGCATCCACCAGTTCAACGCCGAATCCCTGCCGGAGTTGGAGCAGATCGATGCGGTCGCGCGGGAGATGGGCGTGCGCGCGCCGGTCGCGTTGCGCATCAACCCCAACGTCGACGCCCGCACCCACCATAAGATCACGACCGGCCGGGCGGAGGACAAGTTCGGCATCGACGCCGACGCGTTGCCGGAGGTAACCGAACGCCTGCGCCAGCTGGACGCGATCCAACTCACGGGTCTGGCCGTCCACATCGGTTCCCAGGTCACCGAGGAGGAACCGTTCCGCCAAGCCTACACCCGTATGGCGGAGTTGTACCGCTGGCTGCAGGACGAGGGCTGGCCGGTGTCGCGGATCGACCTCGGCGGCGGGCTCGGCATCGTCTACCGCAACGAGCCGGCCCCGGACGTCGAGGGCTATGCCCGTCTGGTCCGCGAAACGGTGGCGGAGACGACCGATGCGCAACTCACGTTCGAGCCGGGCCGGCATCTGGTCGGCAACGCAGGCGTGCTCGTCACCCGCACGCTCTATCTGAAACAGGGCCGGGTGCGTCCGATCCTGGTGGTCGACGCGGCAATGAACGACTTGATCCGTCCGGCGCTGTACGAAGCCTGGCACGACCTCAAGCCGGTCGCCCGGGAAGGGCGCGAGGACGAACTCGTGCAGATGGACGTGGTCGGCCCGGTCTGCGAATCCGCCGACACCTTCGCCCGAGCGCGTCCGTTACCGCCGCTCAAGGCCGGCGATCTGGTGGCGTTTTTCTCCGCCGGCGCCTATGGCGCGGTCATGGCCTCCGGCTACAATAGCAGGCTCCCGGTCCCCGAGGTGATGGTCCAGGGCGATCAGTTTGCCATCGTGCGGCGTCGCCCTACCTTCCAGGAAGTGCTGAGTACAGAGCAGGTGCCCGGCTGGTTGGGCCGCCCGGCGGATGTCGAGGCCGCCGACGCCACCGAAGACACCCGTAAGACCGGCTGA
- the argH gene encoding argininosuccinate lyase, with protein MWGGRFAGGPSEAMAAINPSIDFDRRLYAEDIQASRAHCRMLIDHGIVSSTDGQAILDGLEAVQREIEQGSFTFKSALEDIHMNVESRLKELIGEPAGRLHTARSRNDQVATDLRLWTRAAVDRLDGQLRTVQAALIDQADAGADLVMPGYTHLQAAQPVTFGHHMLAYVEMFGRDRGRLADARKRLNECPLGAAALAGTSFPIDRHMTARELGFDRPTANSMDSVADRDFALEVLSAGATLAMHLSRLCEELILWCNEGFAFVELSDAFTTGSSIMPQKKNPDGAELVRAKSGRVIGSLITLFTVMKGLPLTYGKDMQEDKEPLFDACDTLELCLACTAGMIQDMQPNAENLRAATQKGFLTATDLADWLVRVPGMPFRDAHHVVGRLVKIAEDRGCDLPDLSLDEMQAVDSRITDDVFGVLTVDKAAASRTSHGGTAPDNVRAAAQAAKERFL; from the coding sequence ATGTGGGGCGGTCGCTTCGCCGGCGGCCCGTCGGAGGCGATGGCGGCGATCAACCCGTCGATCGACTTCGACCGCCGCCTGTATGCCGAGGACATCCAGGCCTCGCGCGCCCACTGCCGCATGCTGATCGACCACGGCATCGTCTCGTCAACAGATGGGCAGGCGATCCTCGACGGTCTAGAGGCCGTGCAGCGGGAGATCGAGCAGGGCAGCTTCACGTTCAAGTCGGCGCTCGAAGACATTCACATGAACGTGGAGTCCCGTCTGAAGGAGTTGATCGGGGAGCCCGCCGGCCGCCTTCACACCGCCCGGTCGCGCAACGACCAGGTGGCCACCGACCTGCGCCTGTGGACCCGTGCGGCCGTTGACCGGCTGGACGGGCAGTTGCGCACCGTTCAAGCGGCGCTGATCGATCAGGCGGACGCCGGCGCGGACCTGGTGATGCCCGGCTACACCCACCTGCAGGCCGCCCAGCCGGTGACCTTCGGCCATCACATGCTGGCCTACGTCGAGATGTTCGGGCGCGACCGCGGACGCCTGGCGGACGCGCGCAAGCGGCTCAACGAATGCCCGCTGGGCGCGGCCGCGCTCGCCGGCACGTCATTCCCGATCGACCGTCACATGACCGCGCGCGAACTCGGCTTCGACCGGCCGACCGCGAATTCGATGGATTCGGTCGCCGACCGCGACTTCGCGCTGGAGGTGCTGTCCGCCGGCGCGACGCTGGCGATGCACCTGTCGCGTCTGTGCGAGGAACTGATCCTCTGGTGCAACGAGGGCTTCGCGTTCGTCGAGCTGTCGGACGCCTTCACCACCGGCAGCTCGATCATGCCGCAGAAGAAGAACCCCGACGGGGCGGAGCTGGTGCGCGCCAAGTCCGGCCGGGTGATCGGGTCCCTGATCACGCTGTTCACCGTGATGAAGGGCCTGCCGCTGACCTACGGCAAGGACATGCAGGAGGACAAGGAGCCGCTGTTCGACGCCTGCGACACGCTGGAGCTGTGCCTGGCCTGCACCGCCGGCATGATCCAGGACATGCAGCCGAACGCGGAGAACCTGCGCGCGGCGACCCAGAAGGGCTTCCTCACCGCGACCGACCTGGCCGACTGGCTGGTGCGCGTGCCCGGCATGCCGTTCCGAGATGCCCACCACGTGGTCGGCCGGCTGGTGAAGATCGCCGAGGACCGGGGCTGCGACCTGCCCGACCTGTCGTTGGACGAGATGCAGGCCGTCGACAGCCGGATCACCGACGACGTCTTCGGCGTGCTCACGGTCGACAAGGCCGCCGCCAGCCGCACCTCCCACGGCGGCACCGCGCCAGACAACGTGCGCGCCGCCGCCCAGGCCGCCAAGGAGCGCTTCCTGTGA
- a CDS encoding TlpA family protein disulfide reductase, protein MHQGKTAAARRSSWSARLLALAVLLAGAALWSAPALGADGPPLKGQFADRFEMPDQPRPAPEVTFKTRDGETVRLADFKGQVVLLNFWATWCAPCVEEMPTLDGLQHALGGEAFQVLAVSQERGGLSTVEPFLREELNLRDLDIYLDSDGALAQAFGLRGLPTTYLLNARGQVVGGLEGAADWNSDAARALMQHYIDQGREAGVIETGG, encoded by the coding sequence ATGCATCAAGGAAAGACCGCTGCCGCGCGCAGGTCCAGTTGGAGCGCGCGTTTACTCGCCCTGGCGGTCCTGCTCGCCGGTGCGGCCCTGTGGAGCGCGCCGGCGTTGGGCGCGGACGGGCCACCGCTTAAGGGGCAGTTCGCCGACCGCTTCGAGATGCCGGACCAGCCGCGCCCGGCCCCGGAGGTGACCTTCAAGACGCGCGACGGCGAAACGGTGCGTCTGGCTGATTTCAAGGGTCAGGTCGTGCTGCTGAATTTCTGGGCGACTTGGTGCGCGCCCTGCGTGGAGGAGATGCCCACCCTGGACGGGCTGCAGCATGCTTTGGGCGGCGAGGCGTTTCAGGTGCTGGCGGTCAGTCAGGAACGTGGCGGGCTCAGCACCGTCGAGCCGTTTCTGCGCGAGGAACTGAACCTCCGGGACCTGGATATCTACCTCGACAGCGATGGCGCCTTGGCGCAGGCGTTCGGCCTGCGCGGGCTGCCCACCACCTATCTGCTGAACGCCCGGGGGCAGGTGGTCGGCGGCCTGGAAGGTGCTGCCGACTGGAACTCCGACGCCGCCCGCGCGCTGATGCAGCACTACATCGACCAGGGCCGTGAGGCCGGGGTGATCGAGACCGGCGGGTGA
- a CDS encoding DUF2652 domain-containing protein, with product MPDISGYTRFLHLSRFAEAHAQHIVTELLQAMIAGAAPTLTAAKVEGDAVLLYAPLDGPSARTPAEVAQAVDALIRAFYARLEALERSNLCRCDCCRHIGDLDIKAVVHRGPVTAYRLGRFTELSGMPVIVTHRLLKNSARTPRYVLVTHAARALAPGIGGEQQETVERCADVGEVACTRYPFERAEVLPQTADGARRLRDTLSKLATNLRALWSSGG from the coding sequence ATGCCGGACATCAGTGGCTATACCCGCTTTCTGCACTTGAGCCGCTTTGCGGAAGCGCACGCCCAGCACATCGTGACCGAGCTTTTGCAGGCGATGATCGCCGGTGCGGCGCCGACCCTGACGGCGGCGAAGGTCGAAGGCGATGCAGTGCTCCTGTACGCCCCGCTGGACGGGCCGAGCGCCCGGACACCGGCTGAGGTGGCGCAGGCCGTCGACGCGCTGATCCGGGCGTTCTACGCCCGCCTGGAAGCACTTGAGCGGTCGAACCTCTGTCGGTGCGACTGCTGCCGTCATATCGGCGACCTGGACATCAAGGCGGTCGTTCACCGCGGGCCGGTCACTGCCTATCGGTTGGGGCGGTTCACGGAACTGTCAGGCATGCCGGTGATCGTGACCCACCGGCTGCTCAAGAACTCCGCCCGGACGCCACGCTACGTGCTGGTCACCCACGCGGCCCGGGCGCTGGCACCTGGCATCGGCGGGGAGCAGCAGGAGACGGTGGAACGGTGTGCCGACGTGGGCGAGGTCGCCTGTACACGCTACCCGTTCGAGCGTGCGGAGGTCCTACCGCAGACGGCTGACGGGGCGCGTCGGCTGCGGGATACCTTGAGCAAGCTGGCGACCAATCTGCGCGCGCTCTGGTCTTCGGGAGGCTGA
- a CDS encoding MFS transporter, which translates to MFIAIRSSWPLFLGVALMMLGSGLQTSLLGVRAGLEAFDTSATGLIMSMYFVGFLAGSLLVPRMIGQVGHVRVFAALASIASTATLVHVVFVEPVTWAVVRMLTGFAFAGLFIVAESWLNDRATNQTRGSLLAVYMVVMLGGTAAGQLLLNLDDPTRFQLFALVSVLISLSLVPLLLSATPAPAIQVPEKVGVRQLYRASPLGVVGCFGTGIAHGAALGMGAVYAGAAGFTLAEISAFMGAIYLGGMLAQAPIGVLSDRFDRRLVLTVTTLAAAAAAVAAGWGMGVSNAATIGLAAVLGGLTLPLYALCVSHTNDYLTPTQMPAASGRLYLVTGVGATLGPLAVALLMDLQGPVAYFGFLAAVHLAIGVFALWRMTRRAAKPLEEQGHYASLSSTATQVAAVMVAEEAVEHQPEEAETDWVTAGDVLSAETAAMDAANDDETPAVREA; encoded by the coding sequence ATGTTCATCGCGATCCGTTCGTCCTGGCCGCTGTTCCTGGGCGTTGCGCTGATGATGCTGGGCAGCGGTTTGCAGACCTCGCTGCTTGGCGTGCGCGCGGGGCTGGAGGCGTTCGACACCAGCGCGACCGGTCTCATCATGTCGATGTATTTCGTTGGTTTCCTGGCCGGGAGCCTGCTGGTTCCGAGGATGATCGGGCAGGTCGGCCATGTCCGTGTATTTGCCGCGCTGGCGTCGATCGCGTCCACCGCGACACTGGTTCACGTCGTATTCGTCGAGCCGGTGACCTGGGCGGTCGTGCGCATGCTGACCGGCTTCGCTTTCGCCGGCCTGTTCATCGTCGCGGAAAGCTGGCTGAACGACCGGGCGACCAACCAGACGCGCGGCAGCCTGCTGGCCGTCTACATGGTGGTGATGCTGGGCGGCACGGCGGCCGGCCAACTGCTCCTGAACCTGGACGATCCGACCCGTTTCCAGTTGTTCGCGTTGGTCAGCGTGCTGATCTCCCTGTCCTTGGTGCCGCTGTTGTTGAGCGCGACGCCGGCGCCGGCCATCCAGGTTCCGGAGAAGGTTGGGGTCAGACAGCTCTATCGGGCGTCCCCGCTGGGGGTGGTCGGGTGTTTCGGCACCGGGATCGCGCACGGGGCGGCGCTTGGCATGGGCGCGGTCTACGCCGGCGCGGCCGGGTTCACGCTCGCCGAGATTTCCGCCTTCATGGGGGCGATCTACCTGGGCGGCATGCTGGCGCAGGCGCCGATCGGCGTGTTGTCGGACCGGTTCGATCGGCGTTTGGTGCTGACCGTCACGACGCTCGCGGCGGCAGCGGCGGCGGTTGCCGCGGGCTGGGGAATGGGCGTCTCCAACGCGGCCACGATCGGGCTGGCGGCGGTGCTCGGAGGTTTGACCCTGCCGCTCTACGCGCTCTGCGTGAGCCACACCAACGATTACCTGACGCCGACCCAGATGCCGGCGGCAAGCGGGCGCTTGTATCTGGTGACCGGCGTTGGCGCCACGCTGGGCCCGCTGGCGGTGGCCTTGCTGATGGATCTGCAGGGGCCGGTCGCCTACTTCGGCTTCCTGGCGGCGGTGCATCTGGCGATTGGGGTTTTCGCGTTGTGGCGTATGACCCGCCGCGCCGCCAAGCCGCTGGAGGAGCAGGGCCACTACGCCAGCCTGTCGTCGACCGCCACGCAGGTCGCCGCCGTGATGGTCGCTGAGGAGGCTGTCGAGCATCAGCCCGAGGAAGCGGAGACGGATTGGGTCACGGCCGGTGATGTGCTGAGTGCGGAGACGGCGGCCATGGACGCGGCAAACGACGACGAGACGCCAGCGGTGCGGGAAGCCTGA
- a CDS encoding 3-hydroxybutyryl-CoA dehydrogenase has product MAQNPLTSGADTPIPTIERVGVIGAGQMGSGIVQAMAQAGYDVFLSDVDEAAAQKGLDKVKKNLDRAVQRGKLDENAKQAALDKITIGVDYEIFDNCELVIEAATENEEIKRKILKALVPHMKPGAIIATNTSSISITRLASITDRPGRFMGMHFMNPVPVMKLVELIRGIATDEDTFQAVRDVTLALNKTPAVAEDFPAFIVNRILLPMINEAVYVLYEGVGGVESIDTAMRLGANHPMGPLELADFIGLDTCLAVMHVLYDGLADSKYRPCPLLVKYVEAGWVGRKAGRGFYDYSSEKPVPTR; this is encoded by the coding sequence ATGGCGCAGAACCCTCTGACCTCGGGCGCGGACACGCCCATCCCCACGATTGAACGCGTCGGCGTGATCGGCGCAGGCCAGATGGGCAGCGGCATCGTGCAGGCGATGGCCCAGGCTGGCTATGACGTGTTTCTGAGCGACGTGGACGAGGCGGCCGCGCAGAAGGGACTGGACAAGGTCAAGAAGAACCTCGACCGCGCGGTGCAGCGGGGCAAGCTGGACGAAAATGCCAAGCAGGCCGCCCTGGACAAGATCACCATCGGCGTCGACTACGAGATCTTCGACAACTGCGAACTGGTGATCGAGGCCGCGACCGAGAACGAGGAGATCAAGCGCAAGATCCTCAAGGCGCTGGTCCCGCACATGAAGCCGGGCGCGATCATCGCGACCAACACCTCGTCGATCTCGATCACGCGCTTGGCGTCGATCACCGATCGCCCGGGCCGGTTCATGGGCATGCACTTCATGAACCCGGTGCCGGTGATGAAGCTGGTCGAGCTGATCCGCGGCATCGCCACCGACGAAGACACCTTCCAGGCAGTGCGCGACGTCACGCTGGCGCTGAACAAGACACCGGCGGTGGCCGAGGATTTCCCGGCGTTCATCGTCAACCGCATCCTGCTGCCGATGATCAACGAGGCGGTCTACGTCCTGTACGAGGGCGTGGGCGGCGTCGAGTCGATCGACACGGCGATGCGCCTGGGCGCCAACCATCCGATGGGCCCGTTGGAACTGGCGGACTTCATCGGCCTGGACACCTGTCTTGCCGTCATGCACGTGCTCTACGACGGCCTGGCGGACAGCAAGTACCGTCCCTGCCCGCTGCTGGTGAAGTACGTCGAGGCCGGCTGGGTCGGGCGCAAGGCCGGCCGCGGCTTCTACGACTACTCCAGCGAAAAGCCGGTGCCGACGCGTTAA
- a CDS encoding electron transfer flavoprotein subunit alpha/FixB family protein codes for MSVLVITEHDNAELTTGALSTLTAAKQLGDDEIHALVVGHGCKQAADAAAKLPGVTKVLLADAPEYDHRIAENVTPLLVDLAKNYSHVFCAASTFGKNVLPRVAALLDVQPVSDIVGVEGPDTFRRPIYAGNAFATVQTSDSIKIVTVRPTAFEDAEQTGGSASVEELSGTGDKGLSSFVDQELTHSDRPELASAKIVISGGRGLGSGENFQLLERVADKLGAAVGASRAAVDAGFVPNDYQVGQTGKVVAPDLYVAVGISGAIQHLAGMKDSKVIAAINKDEEAPIFQVADYGLVADLFEAVPELEKEIDRVK; via the coding sequence ATGAGCGTCCTGGTGATCACCGAACACGACAACGCCGAGCTTACCACCGGCGCGCTGAGCACGCTGACCGCGGCGAAGCAGCTAGGCGACGACGAGATTCATGCCCTGGTCGTCGGCCACGGCTGCAAGCAGGCCGCGGACGCGGCAGCCAAGCTGCCCGGCGTGACCAAGGTCCTGCTGGCCGACGCGCCGGAATACGATCACCGGATCGCCGAGAACGTGACCCCGCTGCTGGTCGACCTGGCGAAGAACTACAGCCACGTGTTCTGCGCTGCCTCGACCTTCGGCAAGAACGTGCTGCCCCGGGTGGCGGCGCTCCTGGACGTGCAGCCGGTGTCCGACATCGTCGGGGTCGAAGGGCCGGACACCTTCCGCCGGCCGATCTACGCCGGCAACGCCTTCGCCACGGTGCAGACCAGCGACTCGATCAAGATCGTCACGGTCCGTCCGACCGCTTTCGAGGATGCCGAGCAGACCGGCGGCAGCGCCAGTGTCGAGGAACTGTCCGGCACCGGCGACAAGGGGCTGAGCAGCTTTGTCGACCAGGAACTGACGCACTCCGACCGGCCGGAGCTGGCCTCTGCCAAGATCGTCATTTCCGGCGGCCGGGGCCTGGGAAGCGGCGAGAACTTCCAACTGCTGGAGCGGGTCGCCGACAAGCTGGGCGCTGCAGTGGGCGCCAGCCGCGCGGCAGTGGACGCCGGCTTCGTGCCGAACGACTATCAGGTCGGCCAGACCGGCAAGGTGGTCGCCCCGGACCTGTATGTCGCGGTCGGCATTTCCGGCGCGATCCAGCACCTGGCCGGCATGAAGGATTCCAAGGTGATCGCCGCGATCAACAAGGACGAGGAGGCACCGATCTTCCAGGTCGCCGACTACGGCTTGGTGGCAGACCTGTTCGAGGCGGTGCCGGAGCTGGAGAAGGAAATCGACCGGGTGAAGTAG
- a CDS encoding cob(I)yrinic acid a,c-diamide adenosyltransferase has protein sequence MVQLTRIYTRGGDKGQTSLGTGKRVLKHDPRVAAYGTVDEANAVLGVARLHVSDEIDPLLERVQNDLFDVGADLCTPEQEDPPYPPLRVTAPQVDWLEARIDELNQQLKPLKSFILPGGSPSSAYLHMARTVARRAEREITLLMETEPVNKEALRYLNRLSDLLFVLARYANDKGDGDVLWKPGENR, from the coding sequence ATGGTTCAGCTTACCCGCATCTACACCCGTGGCGGCGACAAGGGACAAACCTCGCTTGGCACCGGCAAGCGCGTGCTCAAGCACGACCCGCGCGTCGCCGCCTACGGCACGGTCGACGAGGCAAACGCGGTCCTGGGCGTGGCCCGGCTGCACGTCAGCGACGAGATCGACCCGCTGCTGGAGCGGGTGCAGAACGATCTGTTCGACGTCGGCGCCGACCTGTGCACGCCGGAGCAGGAAGACCCGCCCTACCCGCCGTTGCGCGTAACCGCCCCACAGGTCGACTGGCTGGAAGCGCGGATCGACGAGCTGAACCAGCAGCTCAAACCGCTCAAGTCGTTCATCCTGCCGGGCGGTAGCCCGAGTTCCGCCTACCTGCACATGGCGCGCACGGTGGCCCGCCGGGCGGAGCGCGAGATCACGCTGCTGATGGAGACGGAGCCGGTTAACAAGGAAGCGCTGCGCTACCTGAACCGCCTATCCGATCTATTGTTTGTGCTGGCGCGCTACGCCAACGACAAGGGCGACGGCGACGTTCTCTGGAAGCCGGGCGAAAACCGCTAA
- a CDS encoding twin transmembrane helix small protein, translating into MATLTAILIVVAMLMTLGVLFSGLIVMARGGETNRKYGNLLMRWRIVFQGIALALIALAMLLNAGAD; encoded by the coding sequence ATGGCGACCTTGACCGCAATCCTGATCGTCGTCGCGATGCTGATGACGCTCGGCGTGCTCTTCTCCGGGCTGATCGTCATGGCGCGCGGCGGCGAGACCAACCGGAAGTACGGCAACCTGCTGATGCGCTGGCGCATCGTGTTCCAGGGCATCGCGCTGGCGCTGATCGCGCTGGCGATGCTGCTGAACGCCGGCGCCGACTAG